CTGATACCGTTAGGCTAGAAACCATTTGGTCTACGACGGCTAATGCTTACATCAGAGGTAATTTTTGATTAATCAATATTAAATTGAAATCTTATCAAAAGCCTTTTCTACCCAAATCCCTCTCAAAATTTTCAGAAAAATGTTGCGGTTTTAttacaaaatttaaaaataaaactatttttttaatgtttgaataTGTTATATATACAAAGACTCCTGTTTGTTATTTAAACCTGAACATATATTAAACAAGAaattatattatgaaaataataatctcaacacaataaatttcaaaaaccgcAGTAGCTGATCAATAAACTTTTATTATAACATAACAATAAATTGAGATTATTGCTTAATAAAGGGATCATTGGGTAGTACAACACAACATTTCAACATAAGATAGCTGAGACACACTTTGAAGTTGGCAATGGTATGTAAAATAAAAACACGCATAATAAATGATAATTCCAACTTGATCAATCAAAGCTTTAATATCTTCAACTCGATACTAGGATGAATCACTTCCTAGCTTGTTAATATATATGATATGAGAACAAATCAGTTTCTTGTAATTAACCATGAAGATCGTCTCCATAAGATGTATGTGCATGGTCTAAAAACCTTTACCCTAAAACCTTTGTTTTTGAAATAGAAAGATCGGTTCTCAAAGAAAGCCTTTTCCGTTTAAGTGGTACTAATTAAGTTCTTGGGAATTTTGACAAACGGATAAACCTGAATAACAAAGTGCTCTTGCATATGCCATTTACATGAATATGAAAACCATATTGGTGTAAAAAGAAATAAATCATTTCCAATTAATGATTAGGTTTCGTATTTGTGAGAAAAATGGATCTTATACGATAGTTGATCAATTAGTTAAATTGTTTCTAATGTACGTAACcattaactaaacttttaatgttaataaaaaaattaatcatttaAAATCATCTCTATCTGGAACTTTACAAATTGAAAGTGCATAGTAATCGTTTCTTAACATTTCCAATGTCATTTAACCGTAGTCGCTTACTTTCATAAGTTTAGTTTAGTAAAACGTAGTATATGATCTATATTTTTCAAAATGAACCGAATCATCTTCACTTTAAAATAGATCTATGTGGAATTTATGCGTGATGGATCCTGTTATTTACAAAAGTGGAAGGCTATAAACGATACCTCAAATAGATCTATgtagaattttgaaaaacatattagaaatcGATAACACATTAGGAACCAAATCTTGTAACATCCGATTCTTAAATTCAATTGAAAAATGTATATGGACCATGTCATTGTGTTAAAGAGTTGGTTTTGTATATCTCAGTGTGGATCATATAAAGTTTATAAACACACACTTTATATAGTCCAGTTTGATATTTAGGAATCGTATTTTCTATAGTTGAAATCAAACCAAATGCTTAAAATCTAGCTAAGTATGCCTCATAAGaacaaattttttttacaaacCAATTTCTATAGAATATAATCCTATTTTCTTTAAATTTTTCTAAAACCGATTTATATTGGGGGTTCGTACGACAAGATTGGACGCCTTTCCATTTTTTGTATAATGGAGTTCAACTTTGAACATAGTGTTTGGAGGAGAGAGGAGATACCACAACATACACACACAAATGTTTAATACTTTCATCGACCATTTTATTTCTTagttaaataatcaaatattactAATCATAAACATTGGTATGCCAGTAATTGATTGTGATACTCGACATATAGGTGAGCTATTAAGAACGATATTAATGATGGAATCATGGTTGATGACGTGGCACCCGAAAATCAATATTTATGTTGATTTGTTCATTCCGGTTGCATCCTTCACCGCCTCAGCTGCGTCTGATGCCTTCATCTGCATTTGTGCACCAGcctacaatatttttttacatattaattaaaaaatactaatcataacataaaatatttaattaagacaTTCATTTATTTTTTCTTCTAATGATCATTTTATGGGTTGTAAAGATAATAAAAGTCGAACCTCTTGCACCGATTCTTTGGCGGATTGGGCAGCTGCACCAGCTTTATCCATAAGTTGGTTGCCTTTCTCCTAATaacataattataacaaaatacaatcaaatattatattattatatgaaAAAAGGTTATAAATTCAAATATTCGTAATGAAACAATAAAGATAAGGATGAGTAACCTGGGCTTGGCCTTTGGCCTCACCAGCTTGAAAACCAGCGCTCTGTGTGTTGTTCATTTTGTTTGTGGGAGTGGTGTTTGTTTATACGAATATACGATGGAAATCAAGAAGGAAGAGATTGTGTTTGATGAGAGATATAAAGAAGAGATGAAAGTATTTATAGTGTTTTGATATTGATACAAAAATGGTGACATGTGTAGTATTCACCATAAGTTTTTGTTATGAGTTGCATGTTTTTTGGGCTTTTGAATAGGAAGGGAAGAAGACCATAACTTTaaaatagtttttatttttatatgataAATTAGTGGACAACATTTATGGAATAAGAAAATTCTGTAAATTAGGAACACATGCAGGTATTTTTGTTAAAGGAAGTATGATTTATTAAACGGTGGAAtccaaaattaatttattaattcgtggaaaataaaatatatgtataacttaaacattaaatttaataGTCTAATATCCTTcctaataaatgatttttt
The genomic region above belongs to Lactuca sativa cultivar Salinas chromosome 4, Lsat_Salinas_v11, whole genome shotgun sequence and contains:
- the LOC111896886 gene encoding stress-induced protein KIN2 is translated as MNNTQSAGFQAGEAKGQAQEKGNQLMDKAGAAAQSAKESVQEAGAQMQMKASDAAEAVKDATGMNKST